In one window of Haloimpatiens sp. FM7315 DNA:
- the spoIIIAG gene encoding stage III sporulation protein AG, protein MDLKETLVKIKNSLLKEGNGKKNLPVFIILIMIGILLILISNSFKGTSGTTSVSAVNVKENEEKVIETTDEDYELLLQKELEHKLEKIEGVGTVEVMIYFESGEEKVPAVNITNSNSVTNEEDTSGGKRKVSQNNNDKNVVVTNDDGDNKPLILKKNKPKVTGVLIVAKGAENKITELRITKAVSALFNLSREKVNVYPMEK, encoded by the coding sequence ATGGATCTAAAAGAAACTTTAGTTAAAATAAAAAATTCTCTTTTAAAGGAAGGCAATGGTAAAAAGAATCTACCGGTGTTTATAATTTTAATTATGATAGGCATTTTGCTTATACTTATAAGTAATAGTTTTAAAGGTACAAGCGGTACAACATCAGTATCTGCAGTTAATGTAAAGGAAAATGAGGAAAAAGTTATAGAAACAACAGATGAAGATTATGAATTACTTCTACAAAAAGAATTGGAGCACAAACTAGAAAAAATTGAAGGCGTAGGAACAGTTGAAGTAATGATTTATTTTGAAAGTGGGGAAGAAAAGGTACCTGCTGTAAATATAACAAATTCTAATAGCGTAACAAATGAAGAGGATACTTCTGGAGGAAAAAGGAAAGTTTCTCAAAACAATAATGATAAAAATGTGGTAGTTACAAACGATGATGGAGATAATAAACCTCTTATTCTAAAGAAAAATAAACCGAAAGTAACGGGGGTTTTAATAGTAGCAAAAGGAGCTGAAAATAAAATAACAGAACTTAGGATAACAAAAGCTGTAAGTGCTTTATTTAATTTGTCTAGGGAAAAAGTTAATGTATATCCTATGGAAAAATAG
- a CDS encoding SpoIIIAH-like family protein, with the protein MNKKQAVIIVTLLVLIVCVGMIGLKVNGPLISKNGGGSKDKSAISTNSNESSEANANYFTEAKMVKQEETVKVLQQLKEVINNENIDKDQKAKVIDEFNTISVNSDKENKVELALKGKGYEDVVCTIENSNKVRVVIKSSEKPTEKQIKEIHDVVMSITQLSDVEIENRE; encoded by the coding sequence ATGAATAAAAAACAAGCTGTTATTATTGTAACATTACTAGTACTTATTGTATGTGTAGGTATGATTGGTCTTAAGGTAAATGGTCCTTTGATTTCCAAAAATGGTGGAGGCTCAAAAGATAAGAGCGCTATTTCAACGAATAGTAATGAAAGTAGTGAGGCAAATGCTAATTACTTTACTGAAGCTAAAATGGTTAAACAAGAAGAAACTGTTAAAGTATTGCAACAGTTAAAAGAAGTAATTAATAATGAAAACATAGATAAAGATCAAAAAGCTAAAGTTATTGATGAATTTAATACTATTTCTGTTAACTCAGATAAGGAAAACAAAGTAGAGTTAGCATTAAAGGGAAAAGGCTATGAAGATGTAGTTTGTACTATAGAAAATTCTAACAAAGTTAGAGTCGTAATAAAATCAAGCGAAAAGCCAACTGAAAAGCAAATAAAAGAGATTCACGATGTTGTTATGAGTATTACTCAGCTAAGTGATGTGGAAATTGAAAATAGGGAATAA
- the nusB gene encoding transcription antitermination factor NusB, with amino-acid sequence MNRRKSRELAMKLIYEINASKSDYIDVISNYKENTDEDLSNIDFSYITKMIKGIKDNGKYIDDIIEEHSSNWKINRISKVNLSILRLAIYEIKFLEDVPDKVAVNEAIELAKKYSEDKASSFINGILGNLIKK; translated from the coding sequence ATGAACAGAAGAAAGTCAAGAGAACTAGCTATGAAATTAATCTATGAAATCAATGCAAGCAAAAGTGATTATATTGATGTAATATCAAATTATAAGGAAAATACAGATGAAGATTTAAGTAATATAGACTTTTCCTATATAACAAAAATGATTAAAGGTATTAAAGACAATGGAAAATACATAGATGATATCATAGAAGAACATTCAAGTAATTGGAAGATAAATAGAATATCTAAGGTTAACCTTTCTATTTTAAGACTAGCAATATATGAAATAAAGTTTTTAGAGGATGTGCCAGATAAAGTTGCAGTAAACGAGGCAATAGAGCTTGCCAAAAAATATTCTGAAGATAAAGCTTCAAGTTTTATAAATGGGATATTAGGAAATCTAATAAAAAAATAA
- the spoIIIAB gene encoding stage III sporulation protein SpoIIIAB → MFKLIGSLIIILSCSYLGFSIGSGIRKRLIQLKELEKNVYLLKNEMFYTYTSLPEAFSKVGLKSKGVIKNIFVTISDLLYSNEVSDVYEAVNKSIKKYNIDLKLIDEDIDIVLNLAKSLGNCDLEGQKSIFELTISNLKKQILVAEDSLDKNVKMYRCLGVSIGAMIVIMLI, encoded by the coding sequence ATGTTTAAATTAATAGGCTCATTAATTATAATTTTATCTTGTTCTTATTTAGGATTTTCAATAGGAAGTGGAATTAGAAAAAGATTAATTCAATTAAAAGAATTGGAAAAAAATGTTTATTTACTCAAAAATGAAATGTTTTACACATACACGAGTTTACCTGAGGCTTTTTCAAAAGTAGGCTTAAAATCTAAAGGTGTGATAAAGAATATTTTTGTAACTATTTCAGATCTTCTATATTCAAATGAGGTTTCAGATGTATATGAAGCAGTGAATAAAAGTATAAAAAAATATAATATTGATTTAAAACTTATAGATGAGGATATAGATATAGTTTTAAATTTAGCAAAGTCTTTAGGAAATTGTGACTTAGAAGGTCAAAAATCAATTTTTGAACTGACAATTAGTAATTTAAAAAAACAAATTTTAGTAGCAGAAGATTCTTTGGATAAAAATGTGAAAATGTATAGATGTCTAGGGGTTTCTATAGGGGCCATGATAGTTATTATGTTGATATAG
- the spoIIIAC gene encoding stage III sporulation protein AC, translating to MLDVGLIFKIGAVGILIIILDKVLKSGGREEYAVISNLTGIIIILMLVLNLVNKLFTSVKTLFQL from the coding sequence ATGTTAGATGTAGGTTTAATATTTAAGATAGGTGCAGTAGGTATTTTAATAATTATATTGGATAAGGTTTTAAAAAGTGGAGGAAGAGAGGAGTATGCAGTTATTAGTAACTTGACTGGCATAATAATAATATTAATGCTGGTTTTAAATTTAGTAAATAAATTGTTTACCAGTGTAAAGACTTTATTTCAGCTATAG
- a CDS encoding polyprenyl synthetase family protein — MNVENLKKDTEHWIKNYFKNKGSYNKAIYDSMYYSISVGGKRIRPILMLLTYSMYKEDYKDILPVACAVEMIHTYSLIHDDLPCMDNDDLRRGKPTNHKVYGEAMATLSGDGLLNEAMSIMFKYVIENKRGLEACYSISVASGVEGMIAGQVVDILGEGKKLSKEELNYMHKKKTGELIKAPIVAGALLGAAPKEDVEKLSLFGEKLGLAFQIKDDILDVIGDVNSLGKNTKSDAEKNKATFVSQCGLQESIDFSKKVTSECIEILHKINGNTQDLESLTLFLLNRNN, encoded by the coding sequence ATGAATGTTGAGAATTTAAAGAAGGATACAGAGCATTGGATAAAGAATTATTTCAAAAACAAAGGAAGTTACAATAAAGCAATATACGACTCTATGTATTATAGTATATCAGTTGGAGGAAAGAGAATTAGACCAATATTGATGCTTTTAACTTATAGCATGTATAAAGAGGATTATAAAGATATTTTACCAGTGGCCTGTGCGGTTGAAATGATTCATACTTATTCACTTATACATGATGATCTTCCTTGTATGGATAATGACGATTTAAGAAGAGGTAAACCAACTAATCACAAAGTTTATGGTGAAGCTATGGCTACTCTTTCTGGAGACGGACTTTTAAATGAAGCTATGAGTATCATGTTTAAATATGTTATAGAGAATAAAAGAGGCTTAGAAGCATGCTATAGTATATCGGTGGCTTCTGGGGTTGAAGGAATGATAGCAGGACAGGTTGTTGATATTTTAGGAGAAGGAAAGAAACTATCAAAAGAAGAACTAAATTATATGCATAAGAAAAAGACTGGAGAATTAATTAAAGCACCTATAGTTGCAGGGGCATTGCTAGGAGCAGCACCTAAAGAAGACGTTGAAAAACTAAGTTTATTTGGTGAAAAGTTAGGGCTAGCATTTCAGATAAAGGATGATATATTAGATGTAATTGGAGATGTTAATTCTCTTGGTAAAAATACAAAAAGTGATGCCGAAAAAAATAAAGCTACTTTTGTTTCACAATGTGGGTTACAAGAATCTATAGATTTTTCAAAAAAAGTAACTTCAGAATGTATAGAAATTTTACATAAAATTAATGGAAATACTCAAGATTTAGAGAGTTTAACCTTATTTCTATTGAATCGAAATAATTGA
- the spoIIIAA gene encoding stage III sporulation protein AA: MYVYGIEKFLSNNIMKKTLELPDLDKLQEIRIRVEKPVIFQIQNKEIITDYKAQEEDLKTMLQRFSNYSIYAFEEEIKQGYMTIKGGHRIGICGNCVLESNTVKTIKNISSINIRICREVKGCANNLMTKIIENNDLLNTIIISPPKCGKTTLIRDIARNISNGIRNYSFTGKKVCIVDERSEIAGCYSGVPQMDVGIRTDVLDNCPKNQGILMAIRSMGPEVIVCDEIGTYKDVENIVLALNSGVKVVTTIHGYNEEDLFRRSVFKEIINNKVFSKAVVLSNRKGVGTIEYIYDFNKNVKIQC, from the coding sequence ATGTACGTATATGGTATAGAAAAATTTTTAAGTAATAATATTATGAAAAAAACTTTAGAATTACCAGATTTGGATAAACTACAAGAGATTAGAATTAGGGTAGAGAAGCCTGTAATATTTCAAATTCAAAACAAAGAAATTATTACAGATTATAAGGCGCAGGAAGAGGATTTAAAAACTATGTTACAAAGATTTAGTAATTATTCTATTTATGCTTTTGAAGAAGAAATCAAACAAGGGTATATGACTATAAAAGGTGGACATAGAATAGGTATATGTGGAAATTGTGTTTTAGAAAGTAACACTGTTAAGACAATAAAAAATATAAGTTCTATTAACATAAGAATTTGCAGAGAAGTTAAAGGTTGTGCAAATAATTTGATGACCAAAATCATAGAAAATAATGACTTGTTAAATACTATTATAATTTCACCACCAAAGTGTGGAAAAACCACATTAATAAGAGATATTGCAAGAAATATATCAAACGGTATTAGAAACTATAGTTTTACTGGTAAAAAGGTATGCATTGTGGACGAAAGAAGCGAGATTGCAGGATGTTATTCTGGAGTACCTCAAATGGATGTTGGTATTAGAACAGATGTTTTAGATAATTGCCCTAAAAATCAAGGAATATTAATGGCTATAAGAAGTATGGGCCCTGAGGTAATAGTTTGTGATGAAATTGGAACTTACAAAGATGTAGAAAACATAGTTTTAGCTTTGAATTCAGGAGTTAAAGTGGTTACTACAATTCATGGTTATAATGAAGAAGATTTATTTCGAAGGAGTGTGTTTAAAGAAATAATAAATAATAAAGTTTTTTCAAAAGCTGTGGTTTTAAGTAATCGAAAGGGTGTAGGTACTATTGAATATATATACGATTTTAATAAAAACGTAAAAATTCAATGTTAA
- the spoIIIAF gene encoding stage III sporulation protein AF, translated as MIEFMKVWVVNISIGVFFILAIEMIMPSNSLKKYVKFILGLILMVIIINPIVKLFNGDIDINALIQKNSYVDKNEYKNSYNEYKYKNIENTSQVFQYNLQNKIMDKLKSKYKDNKFDVKAKIKYDELTNSFLIINLDIGVKKDALIKK; from the coding sequence ATGATTGAGTTTATGAAAGTTTGGGTAGTAAACATAAGTATAGGGGTGTTTTTTATCTTAGCAATTGAAATGATTATGCCATCTAATAGTTTAAAAAAATATGTTAAATTTATATTGGGATTAATACTTATGGTTATAATAATAAATCCAATAGTAAAATTGTTTAATGGGGATATAGATATTAATGCTCTGATTCAAAAAAACAGTTATGTAGATAAAAATGAGTATAAAAATTCCTATAATGAATATAAATATAAAAACATAGAAAATACAAGTCAAGTATTTCAATATAATTTGCAAAATAAAATTATGGACAAATTAAAGAGTAAATATAAAGATAACAAATTTGATGTGAAAGCAAAGATCAAATATGATGAGTTGACAAATTCATTCTTAATAATAAATTTGGATATAGGTGTAAAAAAAGATGCTCTAATAAAAAAATAG
- a CDS encoding exodeoxyribonuclease VII small subunit: MAKQKSYEEMMKELENIVRLMEEDLSLESSMKNYENGIKIYHKMYKILNEAEGKIKIIKDKEEKDFWKRVNKYEC; this comes from the coding sequence ATGGCTAAGCAAAAATCTTACGAAGAAATGATGAAGGAATTAGAAAACATTGTTAGACTTATGGAGGAAGACTTATCTTTAGAAAGTTCTATGAAGAACTACGAAAACGGAATAAAAATTTATCATAAGATGTATAAAATTTTAAACGAAGCTGAAGGAAAAATAAAAATAATAAAAGATAAGGAAGAAAAAGATTTTTGGAAAAGAGTGAATAAATATGAATGTTGA